Proteins encoded together in one Riemerella anatipestifer window:
- the coaD gene encoding pantetheine-phosphate adenylyltransferase, which yields MKVAVFPGSFDPITLGHYDIIERASKLFDRLIIAIGQNSQKHYMFPLEKRIEFIEKSVSHFGNVEVDSFEGLTVDYCMEKDAQFILRGLRNPADFEFEKAIAHTNRTLAHKKLETVFLLTSSGKSFISSSIVREIISHGGEYELLVPDAVRI from the coding sequence ATGAAGGTAGCTGTATTTCCAGGGTCTTTTGACCCTATTACTCTAGGTCATTATGATATTATAGAACGAGCGTCTAAACTTTTTGACCGTCTTATTATTGCTATTGGGCAAAACTCTCAAAAGCATTATATGTTTCCACTTGAGAAAAGGATAGAGTTTATAGAAAAATCGGTGTCTCATTTTGGAAATGTAGAGGTGGACTCATTTGAAGGGCTTACGGTGGATTACTGTATGGAGAAAGACGCCCAGTTTATCCTAAGAGGATTGAGAAACCCTGCCGACTTTGAGTTTGAAAAAGCCATCGCACATACAAATAGAACTTTGGCACACAAAAAGTTAGAGACTGTTTTTCTTTTGACTTCCTCAGGTAAGTCGTTCATTAGTAGTAGTATTGTGAGAGAAATTATAAGCCACGGTGGTGAATACGAATTGCTAGTACCTGACGCTGTAAGAATATAA
- a CDS encoding D-alanine--D-alanine ligase, with the protein MDKKNIAVVMGGYSDEYKVSLKSGQLIYDSLDRDLYNVYKVVVLKEGWFYLDENEAKLPIQKGDFSVNLPSGEVLRFDVCFNTIHGTPGENGVLQAYWDAIGQKYTGCDFYQSALTFNKKDTLAVLAKYGIPSAKSFYIKKGEAYDKDEIISELKLPLFVKPNQSGSSLGISKVKEVSEFEVALEKAFLEDDEVLVESFLDGMEVSVGVLDYKGETIVLGITEIIPETEFFDYEAKYQGASQEITPARLDEATRLRVEEVAKRAYNSLGMKGFSRSEYIIMDGVPYMLEMNTNPGFSPASILPQQARIYGISITDLCGNEVEKALAK; encoded by the coding sequence ATGGACAAAAAAAATATAGCCGTAGTCATGGGCGGATACTCTGATGAGTACAAAGTTTCCCTAAAAAGTGGACAACTAATTTACGACTCTTTAGACCGTGATTTATACAATGTTTATAAAGTGGTAGTTCTTAAAGAAGGTTGGTTTTATTTAGATGAAAATGAAGCCAAGCTACCAATACAAAAGGGAGATTTCTCTGTAAATCTACCTAGTGGAGAAGTACTGCGTTTTGATGTTTGCTTTAATACCATTCATGGGACACCAGGTGAAAACGGCGTGTTACAAGCATATTGGGACGCCATAGGTCAAAAATATACAGGGTGCGATTTTTACCAAAGTGCACTTACCTTTAATAAAAAAGATACTTTGGCTGTATTAGCAAAGTATGGTATTCCGTCTGCTAAAAGTTTCTACATAAAAAAAGGAGAGGCTTATGATAAAGATGAAATTATCAGCGAGTTAAAGCTACCGCTGTTTGTAAAGCCTAACCAAAGTGGTTCTTCTTTAGGAATTTCTAAGGTAAAAGAGGTTTCGGAGTTTGAAGTGGCTTTAGAAAAAGCATTTTTGGAAGACGATGAGGTTTTAGTAGAAAGTTTCTTAGACGGTATGGAGGTATCTGTGGGTGTGCTAGATTACAAAGGTGAGACTATTGTTTTAGGCATTACAGAAATTATCCCAGAAACAGAATTTTTTGATTATGAAGCAAAGTATCAAGGAGCGTCTCAAGAGATTACCCCTGCAAGGCTAGATGAGGCTACTAGATTAAGAGTAGAGGAAGTTGCAAAAAGAGCTTATAACTCTTTAGGAATGAAAGGGTTTTCTAGAAGTGAATATATTATTATGGATGGTGTGCCTTATATGCTAGAAATGAATACTAACCCTGGTTTTTCACCTGCGAGTATCCTTCCTCAACAAGCGAGAATTTACGGTATCTCCATTACAGATTTGTGTGGAAACGAGGTAGAAAAAGCTCTAGCAAAATAA
- a CDS encoding alpha/beta fold hydrolase, which produces MLHHLKIKDYLTTTGYSTDISLSYELFGQPLHTAPVVLINHALTGNSNVAGTKGWWQDLVGAEKTIDTNKLSVICFNIPGNGYNDFFIDNPQAFTTQDVAQLFLLGLEQLKIKQLDYLIGGSIGGAIGWEMLNLNKNLSKVFVPVASDFKTTDWLNAQCLVQKYLLENSEKPLQKARTHAMLCYRTPFSLNKRFKRQKGDDTDLLQSHEWLNFHGESLNERFTLKAYLLMNHLLTTIAVDESSLAEIKTEFHLVSVDSDLFFPAFEIEETYQLLKTNNANAHYHEIKSVHGHDAFLMEYEQMKHIFKSIIKY; this is translated from the coding sequence ATGTTGCATCACCTCAAAATTAAAGACTATTTAACAACTACTGGATATAGTACCGATATCTCACTTAGCTATGAGTTATTTGGGCAGCCTTTACATACAGCTCCTGTTGTACTCATCAATCATGCTCTAACGGGAAACTCTAATGTCGCAGGAACAAAAGGCTGGTGGCAAGATTTGGTAGGAGCAGAAAAAACTATTGACACCAACAAACTCTCGGTAATCTGTTTTAATATCCCTGGTAATGGTTATAATGATTTCTTTATTGATAATCCACAAGCCTTTACTACTCAAGATGTGGCTCAGCTATTCCTTTTAGGGTTAGAACAACTTAAAATTAAACAGTTAGACTATCTTATAGGTGGCTCCATTGGTGGTGCTATAGGTTGGGAAATGCTCAATCTTAATAAAAACTTATCCAAAGTATTTGTACCTGTAGCCTCGGATTTTAAAACAACCGATTGGCTGAATGCCCAATGTTTAGTCCAGAAATACCTCCTAGAAAATAGTGAAAAACCGCTACAAAAAGCGAGAACTCATGCAATGCTTTGCTATAGAACTCCCTTTTCACTCAATAAAAGATTTAAAAGGCAAAAAGGAGACGATACTGACCTACTGCAATCTCACGAATGGCTCAATTTCCACGGTGAAAGCCTTAATGAAAGGTTTACTCTAAAGGCTTATTTACTAATGAACCATCTGCTAACCACCATTGCGGTTGATGAGTCTTCGTTAGCTGAAATAAAAACAGAATTCCATTTGGTATCAGTAGATAGTGATTTATTTTTCCCTGCTTTTGAGATTGAAGAAACCTATCAACTTTTAAAAACCAATAATGCTAATGCCCACTACCACGAAATAAAATCGGTACACGGACACGATGCCTTCCTTATGGAATATGAACAAATGAAACATATATTCAAATCAATTATTAAATATTAA
- a CDS encoding ACT domain-containing protein, with translation MPNQENLNIYPNKAIINFEGKDFLGQIGIDSRIFNALNRANISVGVISQQAIENGISVLVDESNAEDAVQCLKEEFKNEINQGIVSQIYSVDGITVIGLVTPDFNKILTELQRNKIFPLLLNQVASAGRVNIVVATNQAEKTKNIIETELYGKPKAVHLVLFGHGNVGGTLIEQILDSAYDILQRKRIDLKIVAIANSKNIVFNKGGFGSDWRQKVRFANTQNTLEDLFQFVKEHQFENLIAVDNTASKDFVKNYLELAEQGFDLVSSNKIYNTLPIGEYKKLRRTLEKNKKKYLYETNVGAGLPLIDTIKLLHLSGEDITRIKGVFSGSLSYIFNNFSVRGDVFSTIIKEAMEKGFTEPDPREDLSGNDVARKLLILARELDLVNEFEDINIQNLIPENLSDISKEDFISRLNELDDTYQKIKDNQETGYVLRYVGDLHGNLREDKGVLDVKLVSVPAHSALGQLKGSDSIFEVYTESYGENPIVIMGAGAGAKVTARGVFGDILRLSETK, from the coding sequence ATGCCTAATCAAGAAAACCTCAATATATATCCAAACAAAGCCATCATCAATTTTGAAGGCAAGGACTTTCTAGGTCAAATAGGGATAGACTCTCGTATATTTAACGCTCTTAATAGAGCCAACATTAGCGTTGGCGTTATCTCTCAACAGGCGATAGAAAATGGCATCTCTGTACTCGTAGACGAAAGCAACGCCGAAGATGCAGTACAATGCCTAAAAGAAGAGTTTAAAAATGAAATTAACCAAGGGATTGTAAGCCAGATTTACAGTGTAGATGGCATTACTGTGATTGGTCTGGTAACGCCTGATTTCAACAAAATACTTACCGAACTCCAGCGTAACAAAATTTTCCCGTTACTTCTTAACCAAGTGGCTTCGGCGGGGCGTGTAAACATTGTAGTAGCGACCAACCAAGCCGAAAAAACCAAAAACATTATAGAAACCGAACTTTATGGCAAACCTAAAGCCGTACATTTAGTATTGTTTGGGCATGGTAATGTGGGTGGTACTTTGATAGAACAAATCTTAGATTCTGCTTATGATATTTTGCAACGAAAGAGAATAGACCTTAAAATCGTAGCAATAGCAAACTCTAAAAATATTGTGTTTAACAAAGGAGGCTTCGGAAGCGATTGGCGACAGAAAGTGAGATTTGCTAATACCCAAAATACTTTGGAAGATTTATTTCAATTCGTAAAAGAACATCAGTTTGAAAATCTAATTGCTGTGGACAATACCGCTAGTAAAGACTTTGTAAAAAACTATCTAGAACTAGCGGAACAAGGCTTCGATTTGGTTTCTTCCAACAAAATTTACAACACTCTTCCGATTGGGGAATATAAAAAATTAAGACGTACCCTAGAGAAAAACAAAAAGAAATACCTCTACGAAACCAATGTAGGAGCAGGGTTACCATTGATAGATACTATTAAGCTCCTTCATCTTTCTGGCGAAGATATTACACGTATTAAAGGGGTATTTTCAGGGTCGCTTAGTTATATATTTAATAATTTTTCGGTAAGAGGAGATGTCTTTTCTACCATCATTAAAGAAGCTATGGAAAAAGGCTTTACCGAGCCTGACCCAAGGGAAGACCTTTCAGGAAATGATGTAGCGAGAAAACTACTAATCTTAGCACGAGAACTAGACTTAGTAAATGAATTTGAGGACATCAATATCCAAAACCTCATTCCTGAAAACCTTTCTGATATTAGTAAAGAAGATTTTATTTCTAGACTCAATGAGCTAGATGACACCTACCAAAAGATTAAGGACAACCAAGAAACAGGCTATGTTCTGCGTTATGTAGGTGATTTGCACGGCAACCTAAGAGAAGACAAAGGTGTACTTGATGTAAAACTTGTTTCAGTACCTGCCCATTCAGCGTTAGGACAACTCAAAGGCTCTGACTCTATCTTTGAAGTCTATACCGAAAGCTACGGCGAAAACCCTATCGTTATTATGGGTGCTGGTGCTGGTGCTAAAGTAACTGCTAGAGGCGTCTTTGGTGATATTTTAAGACTAAGTGAAACTAAATAA
- a CDS encoding trans-sulfuration enzyme family protein, which produces MKNFETQAIRNQIARTDFQEHSVPLYLTSSFVFEDAEQMRAAFAEEVEHNIYSRYSNPNTNEFTEKIVQMEGAEAGYAFASGMAAVFASFNALLKPNDHILSCQSVFGSTHYLFKTHFPKWNVETTYFKADEVELEKYLKPNTRFLYLETPTNPAIEILDLEFFGNFAKKHNLIFVVDNCFATPYLQQPITYGADLVIHSATKMIDGQGRVLGGIVVGKKELIREIYLFSRNTGPSLSPFNAWVLSKSLETLAVRLEKHCENALAVAEFLEQHPKVSLVKYPFLPSHPSYEIAKKQMKHGGNIVAFEVKGGIEGGRNFLNKIKLCSLSPNLGDTRTIVTHPASTTHSKLTEEDRLEVGITPGLVRCSIGLENVEDIISDLKQALD; this is translated from the coding sequence ATGAAAAACTTTGAAACCCAAGCCATCAGAAACCAAATTGCTAGGACTGATTTTCAGGAGCATTCAGTGCCGTTGTATCTTACCTCTAGCTTTGTTTTTGAAGATGCCGAACAGATGCGTGCTGCCTTTGCAGAAGAGGTAGAACATAACATCTACAGCCGTTACAGTAACCCTAACACCAATGAGTTTACTGAAAAGATAGTACAAATGGAAGGTGCCGAAGCAGGATATGCCTTTGCTTCGGGTATGGCGGCTGTTTTTGCCTCGTTTAATGCTTTGCTTAAACCTAACGACCATATTTTGAGTTGCCAGTCGGTGTTTGGTTCTACACACTATTTATTTAAGACTCATTTCCCGAAATGGAATGTAGAAACCACTTACTTTAAAGCTGACGAAGTAGAGCTAGAAAAATATCTAAAACCTAATACTCGTTTTCTCTATTTAGAAACACCTACTAACCCTGCTATTGAAATTTTGGATTTAGAGTTTTTTGGCAACTTTGCTAAAAAGCACAATCTTATTTTTGTAGTAGATAACTGTTTTGCTACTCCTTATTTACAGCAACCTATCACTTACGGAGCCGACCTAGTCATACATTCTGCTACCAAAATGATAGACGGACAAGGGCGTGTGTTAGGTGGTATTGTGGTTGGAAAAAAAGAACTGATTAGAGAAATCTATCTCTTCTCTAGGAATACAGGACCGTCTTTGTCTCCGTTTAATGCGTGGGTGCTTAGTAAAAGTTTAGAAACTTTAGCTGTTCGTTTAGAGAAACATTGCGAAAACGCTCTAGCAGTTGCAGAGTTCCTAGAACAACACCCTAAAGTCTCTTTAGTTAAGTATCCTTTTCTACCCTCACACCCAAGCTACGAAATCGCCAAAAAACAAATGAAACACGGCGGCAATATTGTGGCATTTGAAGTTAAAGGTGGTATTGAAGGAGGTAGAAACTTCCTTAACAAGATAAAGTTATGCTCACTTTCGCCTAACTTGGGAGATACTAGAACTATTGTAACCCACCCTGCCTCTACCACCCATTCTAAACTCACCGAAGAAGACCGCCTAGA